Proteins encoded together in one Luteimonas fraxinea window:
- a CDS encoding response regulator: protein MSDHTILLIEDNPDDAELTRIAFAEAAIDSQLVVVGDGAEALDYLFAQGKYAARDAADLPSIVLLDLNLPKLDGREVLQALRANPATRGLPVVVLTTSTEPFDVEASYALGVNSYIRKPVDFKKFVEVVKQIGLYWLVLNHPRG, encoded by the coding sequence ATGAGCGACCACACGATCCTGCTGATCGAGGACAACCCCGACGACGCCGAGCTGACCCGCATCGCCTTCGCCGAAGCCGCCATCGACAGCCAGCTGGTCGTGGTCGGCGACGGCGCCGAAGCGCTCGATTACCTGTTCGCACAGGGCAAGTACGCGGCGCGCGACGCAGCCGACCTGCCGTCGATCGTGCTGCTCGATCTCAACCTGCCCAAGCTCGACGGCCGCGAAGTCCTGCAGGCTCTGCGCGCCAACCCCGCGACCCGCGGCCTGCCGGTCGTCGTGCTGACCACCAGCACCGAGCCCTTCGACGTCGAAGCCAGCTACGCGCTGGGCGTCAACAGCTACATCCGCAAGCCGGTGGACTTCAAGAAGTTCGTCGAGGTGGTGAAGCAGATCGGGCTGTACTGGCTGGTGTTGAATCACCCGCGGGGGTGA
- a CDS encoding 2OG-Fe(II) oxygenase, with protein sequence MSTPADFIEVTPGALSADACAAIVARLRASPDLHAGEIGGGVYPELKRSRDLSISERADWADVVQQLNVAVYAGLMAYLRRYPQTLIAPLMLQQPGNDGALRRLEADDFASMDDQRLGGLLQTCLRPGTINLQWYAAGEGGYPYWHCELYPRDASGETLHRHLLWTIYLNDGFDAGETEFLFQQRKIAPRTGDLLIAPTAFTHTHRGNRPQNGDKFIATSWILFQRAEALYGGGS encoded by the coding sequence ATGAGCACGCCCGCCGATTTCATCGAAGTGACGCCCGGCGCGCTGTCGGCCGACGCCTGCGCGGCGATCGTCGCGCGGCTTCGGGCCAGCCCGGACCTGCACGCCGGCGAGATCGGCGGCGGCGTGTATCCCGAACTCAAGCGCAGCCGCGACCTGTCGATCAGCGAACGCGCCGACTGGGCCGACGTGGTGCAGCAGCTCAACGTCGCGGTCTACGCCGGCCTGATGGCCTACCTGCGCAGATATCCGCAGACGTTGATCGCCCCGCTGATGCTGCAGCAACCCGGCAACGACGGCGCGCTGCGCCGGCTGGAAGCCGACGATTTTGCATCAATGGACGACCAGCGTCTCGGCGGCCTGCTGCAGACCTGCCTGCGCCCGGGCACGATCAACCTGCAGTGGTACGCGGCCGGCGAGGGCGGTTACCCCTACTGGCACTGCGAGCTGTACCCGCGCGACGCCAGCGGCGAAACCCTGCACCGCCATCTGCTGTGGACGATCTACCTCAACGACGGCTTCGACGCCGGCGAAACCGAATTCCTGTTCCAGCAACGCAAGATCGCCCCGCGCACGGGTGACCTGCTGATCGCCCCGACCGCCTTCACCCATACCCATCGCGGTAACAGGCCGCAGAACGGTGACAAGTTCATCGCGACCAGCTGGATTCTGTTCCAGCGGGCGGAGGCGTTGTACGGGGGCGGATCTTGA